A single genomic interval of Armigeres subalbatus isolate Guangzhou_Male chromosome 1, GZ_Asu_2, whole genome shotgun sequence harbors:
- the LOC134226029 gene encoding mucin-22-like, which produces MKLVLFTVLLFEGAALLSGNPLFFESHRPRMVVSKLDITDSTIDSDRISTLVDNYTEEQSASEIVYADVDENEVNNEKRVSSSNRASTDGSITDSINEDVTTQTTEDSTVLEAETQSTDFEQTQSIATGSPEVTASTETEVPSTTQKTTEPSVESTTQTDESTEVVTGTDESTQNESTATEQTSSTQTSTENTPESSQTEAQSTETSIETTDSSVTESSTESVNSSTKTTEHEIGSTVTETVTDPTLSNSESATMTTESGTEPTDTTVSEIETTPEATDSTVSNANTETVTTSETTESVAQTESTASSTEPESTDTTTVNTSEATEETSQTQSTESESESSVATDSSSTVTDAGTTQTEIESTEPGLTVTDSTQTETAESSTVTSTGTEIGTTQSETETSESGSTAAETGSTGIETTEDLTQTESTSSESESTSASDSTPPITEISTTQTETESTESSSTTTESKSTQTETSTANPSETTEDITETESTVTETASSTVTDSTPTPTETETTQDGTESTEPSSTETGSTQTETTESSTVTESGTTQTETDSTAPDSTVTETGSTESETTEGNTETESTTQTATESTESSAISTETESTQSETTTANPSETTEGLTETESTTQTVTEISTTQTDTESTESSVISTETETTQTETTTANSSKTTETESPVTETASSTVTDSTPTPSETGTTQDGTESTEPSFTETEASTVTEASTTQTETESTVTETGSTETETTEGITETESTALGSESTSATDSTHTVTEIDTTQKITTEAESTQTETSTMNPSEPTEGITETESTVTETVSTETDATPTTTETGTSQDRPESTESNSTVTETETTTPNSSATESTEPTESTVTDSSSTDNPELTTVSTESGTTVTEPVSTETTDSSAETGTTGDPSGTESPTAETESSVPEAETTASTDPAGTEAASSEPNSTEPPVTEGLNGTTTTVTVPESTTSETESTGSTTETESSEVKPTGTTEGSSETSTIPGVTNSSSATTTTTVVAPTTTTTTTTTATPTGTESTVTPAGSTATTTSSPGGSTATVTAASSAVCLLITSIVGFLLSH; this is translated from the exons ATGAAGTTGGTGCTTTTTACAGTGCTTTTATTTGAGGGAGCTGCTCTCTTAAGCGGTAATCCTTTATTCTTTGAAAG CCATAGACCGAGGATGGTAGTGAGCAAACTGGATATTACGGATTCTACAATCGATAGCGATCGGATAAGCACATTGGTAGATAATTATACAGAAGAACAGAGCGCGAGTGAAATTGTCTATGCAGATGTAGATGAAAATGAAGTGAACAATGAGAAGCGGGTGAGTTCTTCCAACAGAGCATCAACAGACGGAAGTATCACGGATTCTATCAATGAAGATGTAACTACACAGACTACAGAAGATTCCACAGTATTGGAAGCTGAAACACAAAGTACGGATTTTGAGCAGACACAGTCGATTGCGACAGGTTCTCCAGAGGTTACGGCCAGCACTGAAACTGAAGTCCCAAGTACGACTCAAAAGACAACTGAACCTTCCGTAGAAAGTACAACACAAACCGACGAATCAACCGAAGTAGTAACTGGTACAGATGAGTCAACTCAAAATGAGTCCACTGCCACCGAACAGACATCAAGCACTCAAACGAGTACAGAGAATACACCAGAATCATCACAGACAGAAGCTCAGTCCACCGAGACATCAATCGAAACTACGGACTCAAGCGTAACAGAAAGTTCAACGGAGAGCGTAAACTCATCGACGAAGACAACTGAGCATGAAATTGGTTCAACTGTCACAGAAACTGTAACTGATCCAACTCTTTCAAACAGTGAGTCGGCCACAATGACGACTGAATCTGGAACAGAACCTACCGACACAACAGTTTCTGAAATCGAAACAACTCCCGAAGCAACTGATTCCACAGTCTCCAATGCAAACACAGAAACAGTGACTACTAGCGAAACAACCGAAAGTGTAGCACAAACAGAATCCACTGCATCTTCAACAGAGCCCGAATCTACTGACACAACCACAGTAAATACGTCGGAGGCCACTGAAGAGACATCGCAAACACAATCCACTGAATCGGAAAGTGAATCCTCTGTGGCAACGGATTCATCTTCGACAGTTACGGATGCAGGCACTACGCAAACCGAAATCGAATCTACTGAACCGGGGCTCACAGTGACAGATTCAACGCAGACAGAAACAGCTGAATCTTCTACAGTTACATCCACGGGTACAGAAATCGGTACCACGCAAAGCGAAACAGAAACTTCGGAGTCAGGTTCTACGGCAGCGGAAACAGGATCAACAGGAATTGAAACAACTGAAGACCTTACTCAAACAGAAAGCACATCATCAGAAAGTGAATCAACTTCAGCATCGGATTCTACACCACCAATTACCGAAATAAGTACTACACAAACCGAAACAGAATCTACCGAATCGAGTTCTACGACAACGGAATCCAAATCGACTCAAACAGAAACTTCGACGGCGAATCCATCTGAAACAACTGAGGACATAACTGAAACAGAATCCACTGTTACGGAAACTGCGTCTTCGACAGTTACGGATTCTACGCCGACTCCCACCGAAACCGAAACCACGCAAGACGGAACCGAATCCACCGAACCGAGTTCTACAGAGACAGGATCAACTCAAACAGAAACAACTGAATCTTCTACAGTTACCGAAAGCGGTACAACTCAAACTGAAACAGATTCTACCGCGCCAGATTCCACAGTCACAGAAACAGGATCAACAGAATCTGAAACAACTGAAGGCAATACTGAAACAGAATCCACTACTCAGACAGCTACAGAATCTACCGAGTCAAGCGCTATTTCAACAGAAACTGAAAGCACCCAATCAGAAACCACGacggcaaatccttcagaaaCAACTGAAGGCTTAACTGAAACAGAATCCACTACTCAGACAGTGACCGAAATAAGTACTACACAAACCGATACAGAATCTACCGAGTCGAGCGTTATATCTACAGAAACTGAAACGACCCAAACAGAAACTACGACGGCAAATTCATCTAAAACAACTGAAACAGAATCCCCTGTTACTGAAACTGCGTCTTCGACAGTTACGGATTCTACACCGACACCCTCTGAAACGGGCACCACGCAAGATGGAACCGAATCCACCGAACCGAGTTTTACTGAGACTGAAGCTTCTACAGTTACCGAAGCGAGTACAACTCAAACCGAAACAGAATCTACAGTGACGGAAACAGGTTCAACAGAAACTGAAACAACTGAAGGTATAACTGAAACAGAATCCACAGCCTTAGGAAGTGAATCTACTTCGGCTACGGACTCTACACACACAGTTACCGAAATAGATACTACGCAAAAAATAACGACGGAAGCCGAATCGACCCAAACAGAAACTTCGACGATGAATCCTTCAGAACCCACTGAAGGTATTACTGAAACAGAATCCACTGTTACTGAAACTGTATCGACAGAAACGGATGCTACACCGACTACTACCGAAACCGGTACATCGCAAGATAGACCAGAATCCACCGAATCGAATTCTACGGTGACGGAAACAGAAACGACTACACCGAATTCGTCGGCAACGGAATCTACTGAGCCTACAGAATCCACTGTTACCGATAGCAGCTCTACCGACAATCCGGAGTTGACAACAGTGTCTACTGAATCCGGCACAACCGTAACAGAGCCCGTTTCAACTGAAACCACCGATTCCAGTGCCGAAACCGGAACCACCGGTGATCCATCTGGAACTGAATCTCCTACCGCTgaaacagaatcgtctgtcccGGAGGCAGAAACTACTGCCTCAACGGATCCTGCGGGCACAGAAGCTGCGTCATCAGAACCAAATTCCACCGAGCCACCTGTAACAGAAGGCCTGAATGGCACTACGACAACCGTTACAGTTCCAGAGAGTACGACATCGGAAACGGAATCAACGGGAAGCACGACTGAAACGGAGTCCTCCGAGGTCAAGCCAACTGGGACAACGGAAGGATCGTCCGAGACATCCACCATCCCGGGCGTGACTAATTCAAGCAGTGCAACAACGACTACAACGGTGGTGGCACCTACTACGACAACCACAACGACGACCACCGCTACACCAACGGGCACCGAGAGTACGGTGACTCCGGCTGGTTCAACGGCAACGACCACGTCTAGTCCCGGGGGATCCACGGCTACGGTGACTGCTGCCAGCAGTGCAGTTTGTCTATTGATTACTTCAATAGTGGGATTTTTGCTTAGTCATTAA